One part of the Nymphaea colorata isolate Beijing-Zhang1983 chromosome 8, ASM883128v2, whole genome shotgun sequence genome encodes these proteins:
- the LOC116258733 gene encoding LOW QUALITY PROTEIN: cytochrome b561, DM13 and DOMON domain-containing protein At5g54830 (The sequence of the model RefSeq protein was modified relative to this genomic sequence to represent the inferred CDS: inserted 1 base in 1 codon), which yields MEEGAIWFMSRVGLLLGMALLISALDKTTSSSSICSRSLSPLSGFESDFVMVQHQLRGVFHIINSCSFSIYGFDMIAGSPNVFWWGAPGADLANLTLGFPVADRPLDRHFRNETLNIHLLDSVSWDQFRVLAVWDRSTFSDFGHVILPSTDNLFSSAPAPSPADDRATKDNSGLRKRFHHNQPTMFDNCISLSPNFRLRWTLNHVEDEEGGGTIDIGLEATVSSQYYMAFGWANHSMSLGSFDRLMLNADVAVTGFTEEGTPFADDYFITKYSECLLNKEGSFQGVCPDAIYESTDPIGSVNNTRLIYGHHRDGVSLIRYQRPLVSSDTKFDIPVDPLDNATVIWALGLIRPPDSLRPYYLPQNHGGKELVNFGYLALNVSKVVDDCTGPLEAKDKEDQDLIVADVKSPLIVTSGPSMNYPNLPSPSKVLYINKKEAPLLRVERGVPVKFSVQAGHDVALYITSDQVGGNSSSARNTSEIVYAGGPTIQGVPASPKELVWSPDRNTPDQVYYQSFYGKKMGWKIEVVDGGLSDMYNNSVVLDDQQVTLFWTLAEGSISFAVRGXKKSGYVAIGIGAGMVNSFAYVGWIDSSGVGHVSTYWIDGREPANIHATNEELSYVRCRLESGIVTFEFTRKLAPACVSGKPECKNIIDPTIPLRLVWALGAHWSDDHLSIRNMHSATSSRPVRVLLMRGSTEAEQDLRPVLAVHGFMMFLAWGILLPSGILAARYLKHVKGDGWYQIHVYLQYSGLAIILLGILFAAAELRGFSFSSIHVKFGVAAIFLAFVQPINASFRPKKPAAGEHASPARILWVYIHIIIGRGALVVGIASLVSGLKHLGDRNGGEHVQGLNWALMVWFLIVIAVVIYLEYHEVRRKKDAVLRRSDWIMGIGEEDDSIDLLDPNRTLTDDRSAASQRMEVQLEPLNR from the exons ATGGAAGAGGGCGCAATCTGGTTTATGTCAAGAGTGGGCCTTCTCCTAGGTATGGCCTTGCTGATTTCTGCCTTAGACAAAACAACGTCATCATCATCCATTTGCAGTCGCTCCCTGAGTCCTCTATCAGGCTTTGAGTCAGACTTTGTCATGGTGCAGCACCAACTCCGAGGTGTTTTCCACATAATCAATAGTTGCTCCTTTTCCATATATGGCTTCGACATGATTGCAGGCTCCCCTAATGTCTTCTGGTGGGGTGCGCCCGGTGCTGACCTCGCTAACCTCACCCTTGGCTTTCCTGTTGCTGATAGGCCTCTCGATCGCCACTTCAGAAATGAAACCCTCAATATCCACCTCTTGGACTCTGTCTCTTGGGACCAGTTCCGTGTCCTCGCCGTTTGGGACCGTTCAACATTTTCTGATTTCGGTCATGTCATCCTACCAAGCACTGACAATCTCTTCTCCTCAGCCCCAGCTCCATCACCTGCTGATGACCGTGCGACCAAAGATAACTCAGGGCTGAGAAAGCGATTTCATCACAATCAGCCGACCATGTTTGACAATTGTATAAGTCTATCACCTAATTTTCGATTGAGGTGGACTCTAAATCAtgtggaagatgaagaaggggGAGGAACGATAGACATCGGCCTTGAGGCTACTGTCAGTTCGCAATATTACATGGCGTTCGGTTGGGCAAACCACTCAATGTCGCTAGGATCTTTTGATCGCTTAATGCTGAACGCAGATGTTGCTGTGACGGGCTTCACAGAGGAAGGGACACCATTTGCTGACGATTACTTCATCACTAAATACAGTGAGTGCCTTTTGAACAAGGAGGGCAGCTTTCAAGGTGTTTGCCCAGATGCCATCTACGAGAGCACAGATCCTATTGGCTCTGTGAATAACACCAGATTGATCTATGGTCACCACAGGGACGGAGTTTCTCTGATTCGCTACCAGCGGCCACTTGTCTCATCAGACACAAAGTTTGACATCCCAGTGGATCCACTTGATAATGCCACTGTCATATGGGCGCTCGGGTTGATTCGGCCACCAGACTCCCTCCGTCCTTATTACCTACCGCAAAACCATGGTGGAAAAGAACTTGTAAACTTTGGCTATCTGGCTTTGAATGTCTCGAAGGTTGTGGATGATTGCACTGGCCCCCTCGAAGCAAAAGATAAGGAGGATCAAGACCTCATTGTGGCTGATGTGAAGTCCCCTCTGATTGTCACTTCTGGTCCATCAATGAACTACCCCAACTTGCCAAGCCCATCGAAGGTGTTGTACATCAATAAGAAGGAAGCACCGCTGCTACGGGTGGAGAGAGGGGTGCCAGTGAAGTTCTCTGTTCAGGCTGGGCATGATGTTGCTTTGTACATAACATCTGATCAGGTTGGTGGAAATTCGTCATCTGCAAGGAACACGTCGGAGATCGTGTATGCTGGTGGGCCTACTATACAGGGTGTTCCCGCAAGTCCGAAGGAGTTGGTATGGTCACCTGATAGGAACACACCAGACCAGGTCTATTACCAATCGTTCTATGGTAAGAAGATGGGGTGGAAGATTGAGGTGGTTGATGGTGGTCTCTCTGATATGTACAACAACAGTGTTGTCCTGGATGATCAACAAGTGACACTTTTTTGGACATTAGCCGAGGGCTCAATATCCTTTGCTGTGCGAG GAAAAAAGAGTGGATATGTTGCAATCGGTATCGGTGCAGGGATGGTGAACAGCTTTGCCTATGTTGGTTGGATCGACTCAAGTGGTGTAGGACATGTGAGCACATATTGGATTGATGGCAGGGAACCTGCCAATATCCATGCCACAAATGAAGAACTGAGCTATGTTAGGTGCAGGTTAGAGAGTGGGATTGTCACATTCGAATTCACTCGGAAGTTGGCACCTGCTTGTGTTTCTGGCAAGCCAGAGTGCAAGAACATAATCGACCCCACCATTCCCCTAAGATTGGTCTGGGCGCTCGGTGCACATTGGTCTGATGATCACTTGAGCATTAGGAACATGCATTCTGCTACCAGTAGTCGTCCTGTTCGGGTGCTCCTGATGCGTGGATCTACTGAGGCTGAGCAAGACCTGCGGCCAGTTCTAGCTGTTCATGGTTTTATGATGTTTTTGGCATGGGGAATTCTGCTTCCAAGTGGGATATTGGCAGCCAGATACTTAAAACATGTGAAGGGTGATGGATGGTACCAGATTCATGTGTACTTACAGTATTCTGGATTAGCAATCATCTTGCTTGGCATTCTTTTCGCTGCTGCAGAACTGCGGGGGTTCTCATTTTCCTCTATTCATGTGAAGTTTGGGGTTGCAgcaatttttcttgcttttgtccAGCCAATAAATGCTTCATTTCGTCCTAAGAAACCAGCTGCTGGGGAGCATGCCTCACCGGCACGGATATTGTGGGTGTATATCCATATTATTATTGGTAGAGGTGCCCTGGTAGTTGGTATTGCTTCTCTAGTAAGCGGGTTGAAGCACTTGGGAGATAGGAATGGTGGTGAGCATGTCCAAGGGCTTAACTGGGCATTGATGGTTTGGTTCTTGATTGTTATAGCTGTAGTTATTTACCTGGAATACCATGAAGTTCGACGGAAGAAGGATGCCGTCTTGAGGAGAAGTGACTGGATAATGGGTATTGGGGAGGAAGATGACTCCATTGACTTGTTGGATCCTAACAGAACGCTAACTGATGATAGGTCAGCTGCATCACAAAGAATGGAAGTTCAGTTGGAACCTCTGAATAGATAG